From one Candidatus Acididesulfobacter guangdongensis genomic stretch:
- a CDS encoding TonB-dependent receptor: protein MNNRIKQVAEYLSLFVLGDGYYQDNTKKYQRRFKIKLNTERNSNLNVNYYKIIFKSLLLFIAACMMLLFNTVLANADSSINSSTAKIKKTHKIAEVTSQQILTKTKKALREMNKILTAKKIFKSTQTAAVLNRKGMKQAQDTGGGAVQALQLLPGVRVSSYGGNSGLARDEIAIRGIKVGWSSVAGDLEKNGIQMLFDGIPVTNLSGASGGFDSNEYPIDQFFSGMNVIYGPGNPASRWYNSLGGTVNMIPIQPTIRPFNETNFSFGSFDTYTLDDEMSTGMHDGWDGVAAAGYTHADTFRTGPFNAPGYGYAFFGKLIKIFNGNSFSLGAYASRTHEYRPNFIPVSPISGITTEGLDANAPLYSEQTSGYYSSLPYNMWYKLLLTQTTMLYSKLNINLTKNLGLHTLVWYRHGFREHDRVDNYFLTAGEASYYEMWQPNSNTYGEKIYSNYKILNNNLKFGEYDIYGRLNYNYSPYTNTAPTSYTTYYNNYLSIFAQDKIKLLKNLIIEPGLDYVGFDTSDFTNETYYQSAAPPVIAHIYQLEPSIGINYHVLHNLSLYGTWAISYQAPTASAYGYSSTVNVADTAPIRNTDTEAGFKVMIKKDKYLHHFVFNANYFQNILSNETIYIYQPFPTPHTLASNGSAFYKGVQISAAEDPYTNLHLYANYTYQSANYKNFYSTVNLQQYPNYPVSNIPNSIYNIGAYYTIPENTTIYDIKLWDMYTGSQYMFSNVYAGPTRQKMPSYNIVNFSINVKTVNFDKMVPGLRSVQLSASVYNLLNKKFNSNEYFSSGSYFGAGAGAVLANPGAPRMFFLSATMKF, encoded by the coding sequence ATGAATAACAGAATTAAACAAGTAGCCGAATATCTTTCCTTATTTGTATTAGGGGATGGCTATTATCAAGATAATACAAAAAAGTATCAACGCCGATTTAAAATTAAATTAAACACCGAAAGGAATAGCAATTTAAATGTAAATTATTATAAGATAATTTTTAAAAGTCTTTTATTATTCATTGCCGCATGTATGATGCTTTTATTTAATACAGTGCTTGCAAATGCGGATAGTTCAATTAATAGTTCAACTGCTAAGATTAAAAAAACGCATAAAATTGCAGAGGTTACATCGCAGCAAATTTTGACAAAAACCAAAAAAGCTCTCAGGGAAATGAATAAAATATTAACCGCAAAAAAAATATTTAAATCAACTCAGACTGCGGCAGTTCTAAATAGAAAAGGAATGAAGCAAGCTCAGGATACAGGAGGAGGCGCCGTCCAAGCCTTACAATTATTGCCGGGAGTGAGGGTTTCAAGCTATGGCGGCAATAGCGGGCTTGCTAGAGATGAAATTGCTATCAGGGGTATTAAAGTTGGATGGTCTTCTGTAGCAGGCGATTTAGAAAAAAATGGCATTCAAATGTTATTTGACGGAATCCCTGTTACAAATCTTTCAGGCGCTAGTGGCGGTTTTGATTCTAATGAATACCCTATAGATCAATTTTTTAGCGGAATGAATGTTATATATGGTCCAGGTAATCCTGCTAGCAGATGGTATAATAGTTTAGGTGGTACAGTAAATATGATTCCAATTCAACCGACAATACGTCCATTTAATGAAACTAATTTTTCTTTTGGATCTTTTGATACATATACATTAGATGATGAAATGAGTACAGGTATGCACGACGGCTGGGACGGTGTAGCAGCAGCCGGTTATACGCATGCAGACACTTTTAGAACAGGACCGTTTAATGCTCCAGGTTATGGGTATGCATTTTTCGGAAAGTTAATAAAAATTTTTAACGGAAACTCATTTAGTTTAGGAGCCTATGCTTCAAGAACCCATGAATATAGACCTAATTTTATTCCTGTTTCTCCGATTTCAGGTATTACGACTGAAGGGTTAGATGCCAATGCGCCGTTATATAGTGAACAAACAAGTGGATATTATTCATCACTGCCGTACAATATGTGGTATAAATTATTATTAACTCAAACAACGATGCTTTATTCAAAACTTAATATAAATTTGACTAAAAATTTAGGACTGCATACTTTAGTGTGGTATAGACATGGTTTTAGAGAACACGATAGAGTAGATAATTATTTTTTAACAGCAGGAGAAGCGTCTTATTACGAAATGTGGCAACCAAATTCTAATACATATGGAGAGAAAATATATTCTAACTATAAAATTTTAAATAATAATTTAAAATTCGGAGAATATGATATATACGGAAGATTAAATTATAATTACTCTCCTTATACAAATACGGCTCCGACAAGCTATACAACTTATTATAATAATTATTTATCAATTTTTGCTCAAGATAAAATAAAATTATTAAAAAATTTAATTATTGAGCCAGGTCTGGATTATGTTGGATTTGACACAAGTGATTTTACAAATGAAACTTATTATCAATCAGCAGCTCCACCCGTAATTGCGCATATTTACCAATTAGAGCCATCTATCGGAATTAATTACCATGTTTTACATAATTTATCCTTATATGGAACTTGGGCTATTTCTTATCAAGCTCCAACGGCATCGGCATACGGTTATTCGAGTACTGTGAATGTTGCTGATACTGCTCCTATTAGAAATACAGATACTGAAGCAGGCTTTAAAGTAATGATAAAAAAAGATAAATATTTACATCATTTTGTTTTTAACGCAAATTATTTCCAGAATATATTATCCAATGAAACTATTTATATATATCAACCGTTTCCTACACCACATACTCTAGCTTCTAATGGCAGCGCATTTTATAAAGGAGTGCAAATAAGTGCCGCAGAAGACCCTTATACAAATTTACATCTTTATGCAAATTATACATATCAGAGTGCTAATTATAAAAATTTTTATTCAACAGTAAATCTTCAACAGTATCCTAATTATCCTGTGTCAAATATACCAAATTCAATTTATAATATCGGTGCTTATTATACTATTCCAGAAAATACAACAATTTATGATATTAAACTATGGGATATGTACACAGGATCGCAATATATGTTTAGTAATGTGTATGCAGGACCAACACGGCAAAAGATGCCATCTTATAATATCGTAAATTTCTCAATTAACGTTAAAACAGTTAATTTTGACAAAATGGTGCCTGGGCTAAGAAGCGTGCAATTAAGTGCTTCAGTTTATAACTTATTAAATAAGAAATTTAATTCAAATGAATATTTCTCAAGCGGTAGTTATTTTGGAGCAGGTGCAGGTGCAGTGTTGGCTAACCCCGGTGCTCCTAGGATGTTTTTTTTAAGTGCCACTATGAAGTTTTAA